One window from the genome of Cucumis melo cultivar AY chromosome 10, USDA_Cmelo_AY_1.0, whole genome shotgun sequence encodes:
- the LOC103488760 gene encoding ferric reduction oxidase 2-like has translation MDRDRVLSLAIRVLVLILFLGWIFLWVMMPTNTYRKKWLPKIREKTYQSTYFGSEGTSLLMYTFPILFIAILGCVYNHLEKKRSDQNIETRKGTKHHGLAMWKQPAIVKGPLGIVSWTELTLLTMFITLLVWSFATYLHNSFISEKMWEIRLGSAGFWLGIVGNICLVFLFFPVARGSSLLPLLGLTSEGCIKYHIWLGHMTMAFFSAHGVCFVIYWVATNNISQMLKWAKTDVSNIAGELALVFGLIMWATTIPRVRRKFFELFLYTHYLYILFIVFFIFHVGISYACVMLPGFYLFVIDRYLRFLQSRRRVRLQSARLLPCQTLELNFSKHPGLKYNPTSTMFINIPSISKLQWHPFTITSHSDLEPEKLSVVIKCEGTWSSKLYKTLSSSSSSAINDHLQVSLEGPYGPVSTSFLQFDTLLMISGGSGITPFISIIKHIIHNSNSHHNKTPKLLLISAFKTTADLTFLHLLQTPTTPHNFQIEAYVTREKSPQNENPQIRSVIFKSHIGESAAAAILGRNGWVWLAGVICSSFGIFLILIGVLNRYYIYPIDGNTNDVFDLGLKSFLHMLGLCFGVFTVATAAVIWNKRETAKEGKQIQNVEGGTPNGSPCAIGCEREIELESNPLEVIDQSVNVHYGERPDLPRIIGECKGENIGVLASGPKKLRQEVAAICGSASAKNLHFHSISFTW, from the exons ATGGATAGAGACAGGGTTTTGAGCTTAGCCATTAGGGTTTTGgtgttaattttatttttggggTGGATTTTTCTTTGGGTTATGATGCCTACAAATACTTATAGAAAAAAATGGCTTCCCAAAATTAGAGAGAAAACTTATCAATCTACTTATTTTGGATCAGAAG GAACTTCCCTTTTGATGTATACGTTCCCCATTTTGTTCATTGCTATTTTGGGTTGTGTTTACAATCATTTGGAAAAAAAGCGTAGTGATCAAAACATCGAAACCAG AAAAGGAACAAAGCACCATGGTTTGGCGATGTGGAAGCAGCCAGCAATCGTAAAAGGGCCGCTCGGGATCGTATCATGGACCGAATTAACTTTGCTGACTATGTTCATTACCCTTTTAGTTTGGTCCTTTGCCACATATTTACACAACAGCTTCATCAGCGAGAAAAT GTGGGAAATTAGATTGGGAAGTGCAGGGTTTTGGTTGGGAATTGTTGGAAATATTTGTTTGGTCTTTTTGTTCTTTCCGGTCGCACGCGGGTCGTCGCTACTACCGCTGCTTGGTCTCACCTCAGAGGGTTGCATTAAGTATCACATATGGCTTGGCCACATGACAATGGCTTTTTTCTCTGCTCATGGCGTTTGCTTCGTTATTTACTGGGTTGCTACTAATAATATTTCTCAA ATGCTTAAATGGGCTAAAACAGATGTATCAAACATAGCTGGAGAACTAGCTTTAGTATTTGGTCTCATAATGTGGGCAACAACTATTCCTCGTGTTCGTAGAAAGTTCTTTGAACTCTTTCTTTACACTCACTATCTCTACATTCTAttcatcgtcttcttcatctttcaTGTTGGCATCTCCTACGCATGTGTTATGCTCCCTGGTTTCTACCTATTTGTCATCGATCGTTACCTTCGATTCCTCCAATCTCGTCGTCGTGTTCGTCTACAATCTGCTCGCCTCCTCCCCTGCCAAACGCTAGAGCTCAACTTCTCAAAGCACCCAG GATTGAAGTACAACCCAACAAGCACAATGTTCATAAACATCCCTTCCATCTCAAAGCTCCAATGGCATCCATTCACAATCACATCTCACAGCGATTTAGAACCAGAAAAGCTTTCCGTCGTCATCAAATGCGAAGGAACATGGTCTTCCAAGCTTTACAAAACCCTTTCATCTTCCTCATCATCCGCCATTAACGACCATCTTCAAGTTTCCCTCGAAGGTCCATACGGCCCTGTTTCCACTTCCTTCCTCCAATTCGACACTCTCTTAATGATCAGCGGCGGCAGTGGAATCACCCCATTTATTTCCATTATCAAACACATAATCCACAACTCCAATTCCCATCACAACAAAACCCCCAAACTCCTCTTAATTTCCGCCTTCAAAACCACCGCCGATCTAACCTTCCTCCACCTCCTCCAAACTCCCACCACTCCACACAATTTTCAAATCGAAGCTTATGTAACGAGAGAGAAATCCCCTCAAAACGAAAACCCACAAATCAGATCAGTGATTTTCAAATCCCATATTGGGGAGTCGGCTGCGGCGGCAATCTTAGGGCGAAATGGATGGGTGTGGCTAGCAGGGGTGATATGTTCGTCGTTCGGGATTTTCTTGATCTTAATTGGGGTTTTGAATCGATATTATATATACCCAATTGATGGGAATACGAACGATGTGTTTGATTTAGGATTGAAGTCATTTTTGCATATGCTGGGGTTGTGTTTTGGAGTTTTCACGGTGGCGACGGCGGCGGTGATTTGGAATAAAAGAGAAACGGCGAAGGAAGGGAAGCAAATTCAGAATGTTGAAGGAGGTACGCCTAATGGATCGCCATGTGCGATTGGGTGTGAGAGAGAGATAGAACTGGAGAGTAATCCATTAGAAGTTATTGATCAATCTGTTAATGTTCATTATGGTGAAAGGCCTGATCTTCCAA GAATAATTGGAGAATGCAAAGGGGAAAACATTGGAGTTCTTGCTTCAGGTCCAAAGAAATTGAGGCAAGAGGTTGCTGCCATTTGTGGATCTGCTTCAGCTAAAAACCTTCATTTTCACTCCATCAGCTTCACTTggtga